One window from the genome of Balaenoptera musculus isolate JJ_BM4_2016_0621 chromosome 3, mBalMus1.pri.v3, whole genome shotgun sequence encodes:
- the LOC118893524 gene encoding tubulin polymerization-promoting protein translates to MADSRPKPPKPANKTPPKSPGDPAKDKAAKRLSLESEGVSEGAAAAGPELSALEEAFRRFAVHGDTRATGKEMHGKNWSKLCRDCQVIDGRNVTVTDVDIVFSKIKGKSCRTISFEQFKEALEELAKKRFKDKSGEAAVREVHRLVEGKAPIISGVTKAISSPTVSRLTDTTKFTGSHKERFDPSGRGKGRAGRVDLVDESGYVPGYKHAGTYDQKVQGGK, encoded by the exons ATGGCTGACAGCAGGCCCAAGCCCCCCAAGCCCGCCAACAAGACGCCCCCCAAGTCCCCAGGGGACCCCGCGAAGGACAAGGCAGCCAAGAGGCTGTCACTGGAGTCGGAGGGTGTCAGCGAGGGGGCGGCCGCCGCGGGCCCGGAGCTCAGCGCCCTGGAGGAGGCCTTCCGGAGGTTTGCGGTGCACGGGGACACCAGGGCCACCGGGAAGGAGATGCATGGCAAGAACTGGTCCAAGCTGTGCAGGGACTGCCAGGTGATCGACGGCAGGAACGTGACCGTCACCGACGTGGACATCGTCTTCAGCAAGATCAA GGGCAAGTCCTGCAGGACCATCTCATTCGAGCAGTTCAAGGAAGCGCTGGAGGAGCTGGCCAAGAAGCGATTCAAAGACAAGAGCGGTGAGGCGGCCGTCCGAGAGGTGCACAGGCTCGTCGAGGGCAAGGCCCCCATCATCTCGGGGGTGACG AAAGCCATCTCCTCGCCCACCGTGTCGCGGCTCACGGACACCACCAAGTTCACGGGCTCCCACAAGGAGCGCTTCGACCCGTCGGGCAGGGGCAAGGGCAGGGCGGGCCGCGTGGACCTGGTGGACGAATCAGGCTACGTGCCGGGCTACAAGCATGCGGGCACCTACGACCAGAAGGTGCAGGGGGGCAAGTAG